The proteins below are encoded in one region of Pseudomonas putida S13.1.2:
- the modA gene encoding molybdate ABC transporter substrate-binding protein: MRIRPFHLAVTALATLFVFNTAWADEVQVAVAANFTAPIQAIAKDFEKDTGHKLVAAYGATGQFYAQIKNGAPFEVFLAADDSTPKKLEEEKEIVPGSRFTYAIGTLALWSAKEGYVDAKGDVLKKNEYKHLSIANPKAAPYGLAATQVLDKLKLTEATKGKIVEGQNITQAFQFVSTGNAELGFVALSQIYKDGKVTNGSAWIVPSNLHDPIRQDAVILNKGKDNAAAKALVEYLKGPKAAAVIKSYGYEL; the protein is encoded by the coding sequence ATGCGTATCCGCCCATTCCACTTGGCCGTCACTGCCCTGGCCACCCTGTTCGTCTTCAACACCGCCTGGGCCGACGAAGTCCAGGTCGCGGTCGCAGCCAACTTCACAGCCCCCATCCAGGCCATTGCCAAAGACTTCGAAAAAGACACCGGCCACAAACTGGTCGCGGCCTACGGTGCCACTGGCCAGTTCTACGCACAGATCAAGAACGGCGCACCGTTCGAAGTGTTCCTCGCCGCTGACGACAGCACCCCGAAAAAACTTGAAGAAGAAAAGGAAATCGTCCCTGGGTCGCGCTTCACCTACGCCATCGGCACCCTGGCCCTGTGGTCGGCAAAGGAAGGCTACGTAGATGCCAAGGGTGACGTACTGAAGAAAAACGAATACAAACACCTGTCCATCGCCAACCCGAAAGCGGCACCTTACGGCCTGGCCGCCACCCAGGTGCTGGACAAGCTGAAGCTCACCGAAGCCACCAAAGGCAAGATCGTCGAAGGCCAGAACATCACCCAGGCCTTCCAGTTCGTCTCCACCGGCAATGCCGAGCTGGGCTTCGTTGCCCTGTCGCAGATCTACAAGGACGGCAAGGTAACCAACGGCTCGGCCTGGATCGTACCGTCCAACCTGCACGACCCAATCCGCCAGGACGCGGTGATCCTCAACAAAGGCAAGGACAATGCGGCCGCCAAGGCGCTGGTCGAATACCTCAAAGGCCCGAAAGCCGCTGCGGTGATCAAGTCCTACGGCTATGAACTCTGA
- a CDS encoding NAD(P)H-dependent flavin oxidoreductase, with translation MSNWPDRRILDLLGIGLPILQAPMAGASGSAMAIAVANAGGLGALPCAMLTGEQVRGEIAAFRNACPGRPLNLNFFCHQPPAPDAERDARWKQALKPYYSETGADFSAPTPVSNRAPFDEQSCQLIEQLRPEVVSFHFGLPRADLLQRVKASGAKVLSSATTVEEAVWLERNDCDAIIAMGYEAGGHRGMFLSDDITSQIGTFALVPQVADAVSVPVIAAGGIGDHRGLVAALALGASAVQIGTAYLFCPEAKVSPAHRQALDNASASDTALTNLFTGRPARGINNRIMRELGPMSDLAPRFPLAGGALMPLRAITDPQGNSDFSNLWSGQALRLGKHMPAGELTREIAEKALALVNR, from the coding sequence ATGAGCAACTGGCCCGACCGTCGTATCCTCGATCTGTTGGGCATCGGGTTGCCCATTCTCCAGGCGCCCATGGCCGGTGCCAGCGGTTCGGCCATGGCCATCGCCGTGGCCAACGCCGGGGGGCTTGGCGCCCTGCCCTGCGCCATGCTCACAGGCGAACAAGTGCGTGGCGAGATCGCGGCCTTTCGAAACGCTTGCCCAGGCCGCCCGCTGAACCTGAACTTCTTCTGCCACCAGCCGCCAGCGCCCGATGCCGAGCGCGATGCACGCTGGAAGCAGGCCCTGAAGCCTTATTACAGCGAAACGGGTGCCGATTTCAGCGCCCCTACGCCAGTGTCCAACCGTGCGCCGTTCGACGAACAAAGCTGCCAGCTGATCGAGCAACTGCGCCCGGAGGTGGTGAGCTTCCACTTCGGCCTGCCCAGGGCTGACCTGCTGCAACGGGTGAAGGCCAGCGGTGCCAAGGTACTGTCCAGCGCCACTACGGTGGAAGAAGCCGTGTGGCTGGAACGCAATGACTGTGATGCGATCATCGCCATGGGGTATGAAGCCGGCGGCCATCGGGGCATGTTTCTCAGCGACGACATTACCAGCCAGATCGGCACCTTTGCCCTGGTGCCGCAGGTGGCGGACGCGGTCAGCGTGCCGGTGATTGCCGCAGGCGGTATCGGTGACCACCGCGGCCTGGTGGCGGCACTGGCCTTGGGCGCTTCGGCAGTGCAGATCGGCACGGCATACCTGTTCTGCCCCGAGGCCAAGGTTTCGCCGGCGCACCGCCAGGCGCTGGATAACGCATCCGCCAGCGACACGGCGTTGACCAACCTGTTTACCGGCCGACCGGCGCGTGGCATCAACAACCGCATCATGCGCGAGCTGGGGCCGATGAGCGACCTGGCACCGCGCTTTCCGCTGGCGGGTGGGGCATTGATGCCTTTGCGGGCGATCACCGATCCGCAGGGAAACAGTGACTTCAGCAACCTGTGGTCGGGGCAGGCCCTGCGGCTGGGTAAGCACATGCCTGCGGGGGAGCTGACCCGGGAGATTGCCGAAAAGGCACTGGCCTTGGTTAATCGTTAG
- a CDS encoding DUF1883 domain-containing protein, protein MKFVHQREHLNEDDIVVIECSQRCNIRLMNDANFRSFKNGGRHTYHGGQFVDFPAKITVPSTGFWNITIDTVTTRPISVTRKPTLSHKIKIIRRSSSKLR, encoded by the coding sequence ATGAAATTCGTACACCAGCGCGAGCACCTCAACGAGGACGACATTGTCGTTATCGAATGCTCCCAGCGCTGCAATATCCGCCTGATGAACGACGCCAATTTCCGCAGCTTCAAGAACGGCGGCCGTCACACCTACCATGGCGGCCAGTTCGTTGACTTCCCGGCCAAAATCACGGTACCCAGCACCGGTTTCTGGAACATCACCATCGACACCGTGACCACCCGTCCGATCTCGGTAACGCGCAAGCCCACCTTGAGCCACAAGATCAAGATCATCCGTCGCTCGTCGTCGAAACTCAGATAA
- a CDS encoding c-type cytochrome: MTPFRRVLIGSLLILAWPTAHAVDGQKVFTQGGANPAAMACLGCHGPDGKGIAAAGFPRLAGLPAGYLSKQLHDWRSGSRKQPVMEPLAKALTEDEIKAVSAYLASLPADPAGNLWRQQIADDPTTRMALYGDWSRQIPGCVQCHGPGGGGVGEHFPPLAGQPASYLVAQLNAWRDGSRSNDPNQLMVGVAKAMTDDEIKAVAEFFARSASQEVAP; this comes from the coding sequence ATGACACCGTTCAGACGCGTCCTGATCGGCAGCCTGCTGATCCTGGCCTGGCCCACGGCGCATGCCGTCGATGGCCAGAAAGTCTTCACCCAGGGTGGGGCCAACCCCGCCGCCATGGCTTGCCTCGGGTGCCATGGCCCGGACGGCAAGGGCATTGCCGCTGCCGGCTTTCCTCGTCTGGCCGGGCTGCCGGCCGGTTACCTCAGCAAGCAGTTGCACGATTGGCGCAGCGGTAGCCGCAAGCAACCTGTGATGGAGCCGTTGGCCAAAGCCCTGACCGAGGATGAAATCAAGGCGGTGAGTGCCTACCTCGCCAGCCTGCCGGCCGATCCCGCCGGCAACCTGTGGCGCCAGCAGATTGCCGATGACCCTACCACCCGCATGGCCCTGTACGGCGACTGGAGTCGGCAGATTCCGGGCTGTGTGCAGTGCCATGGGCCTGGCGGCGGTGGGGTTGGCGAACACTTCCCGCCTTTGGCCGGCCAGCCTGCCAGTTACCTGGTGGCGCAGCTCAATGCCTGGCGCGACGGCAGCCGCAGCAATGACCCCAACCAGCTGATGGTCGGTGTGGCCAAGGCCATGACCGATGACGAGATCAAGGCTGTGGCCGAGTTCTTCGCGCGCTCCGCCAGCCAGGAGGTCGCGCCATGA
- a CDS encoding c-type cytochrome — protein MKPMIPALLLLAMSSAQAAPIAMEDQSQLKVPGMQAAPQFVPPAESELPANAFGKMVREGHALFVDTRRLMPEAVGNGMNCSNCHLDQGRLAHSAPMWGAYPMYPAYRKKNDKVNTYAERIQGCFQFSMNGKPPAADSPQMTALATYAYWLSTKAPTGVEIAGRGYPEVPQPEGGYDFKRGQQVYREQCAICHGDNGEGQKVAGEYVMPPLWGKDSYNWGAGMHRINTAASFIKYNMPLGKPGSLSDQQAWDVAAWVNRHERPQDPRLVEGSIEKTRVKFHANDGVNLYGQKVDGVLIGQGTGS, from the coding sequence ATGAAGCCGATGATTCCAGCCTTGTTGTTGCTGGCCATGAGCAGTGCCCAGGCCGCCCCGATCGCCATGGAAGACCAGTCGCAACTGAAGGTGCCCGGCATGCAGGCCGCGCCGCAGTTTGTACCGCCCGCTGAAAGCGAGTTGCCCGCCAATGCCTTTGGCAAGATGGTGCGCGAGGGCCATGCCCTGTTTGTCGATACGCGCCGGCTGATGCCCGAGGCCGTGGGCAACGGCATGAACTGCAGTAACTGCCACCTCGACCAGGGGCGCCTGGCGCATTCGGCGCCGATGTGGGGCGCCTACCCGATGTACCCCGCGTACCGCAAGAAGAACGACAAGGTGAATACCTATGCAGAGCGTATCCAGGGGTGTTTCCAGTTCAGCATGAATGGCAAGCCACCTGCCGCCGACAGCCCGCAGATGACGGCACTGGCGACCTATGCGTACTGGCTGTCGACCAAGGCGCCAACGGGCGTGGAGATTGCCGGCCGTGGTTACCCCGAGGTGCCGCAGCCCGAGGGCGGCTATGACTTCAAGCGGGGCCAGCAGGTGTACCGCGAGCAATGCGCGATTTGCCATGGCGACAACGGCGAAGGGCAGAAGGTGGCCGGTGAGTACGTGATGCCGCCGCTGTGGGGCAAGGACTCCTACAACTGGGGCGCTGGTATGCACCGCATCAACACGGCGGCCTCGTTCATCAAGTACAACATGCCGCTGGGCAAGCCGGGCAGCCTCAGCGATCAGCAGGCCTGGGACGTTGCCGCGTGGGTCAACCGCCATGAACGGCCGCAGGACCCGCGGTTGGTGGAGGGCTCCATCGAGAAGACACGGGTGAAGTTCCATGCCAATGACGGCGTGAACCTGTATGGTCAGAAGGTAGATGGGGTGCTGATCGGGCAGGGCACCGGTAGCTGA
- the galU gene encoding UTP--glucose-1-phosphate uridylyltransferase GalU, whose product MIKKCLFPAAGYGTRFLPATKAMPKEMLPVVNKPLIQYGVEEALDAGLNEISIVTGRGKRALEDHFDISYELENQIKGTDKEKYLVGIRRLLDECSFSYTRQTEMKGLGHAILTGRPLIGDEPFAVVLADDLCVNLDGDGVLAQMVKLFKQYRCSIVAIQEVDPQETNKYGVIAGEEIRDGIFRVDSMVEKPKPEDAPSNLAIIGRYILTPDIFEKIEQTEPGKGGEIQITDALMKQAAEGNVIAYKFKGKRFDCGGAEGYIEATNFCFENFYKAGKAY is encoded by the coding sequence ATGATCAAAAAATGCTTGTTCCCGGCGGCCGGCTACGGCACTCGCTTCCTGCCCGCTACCAAAGCCATGCCCAAGGAAATGCTGCCGGTGGTCAACAAGCCACTGATCCAGTATGGCGTTGAAGAAGCATTGGACGCCGGTCTGAACGAAATCTCCATCGTGACCGGTCGCGGCAAGCGCGCCCTGGAAGACCACTTCGACATCAGCTACGAGCTAGAAAACCAGATCAAGGGCACCGACAAGGAAAAATACCTGGTGGGTATCCGTCGCCTGCTCGACGAGTGCTCGTTCTCCTACACCCGCCAGACCGAAATGAAAGGCCTGGGCCACGCGATTCTCACCGGCCGCCCGCTGATTGGCGACGAGCCGTTTGCCGTGGTGCTGGCGGACGACCTGTGCGTCAACCTGGACGGTGACGGTGTGCTGGCGCAGATGGTCAAGCTGTTCAAGCAATACCGCTGCTCGATCGTCGCGATCCAGGAAGTCGACCCGCAGGAAACCAACAAATATGGCGTCATTGCCGGCGAGGAGATCCGTGACGGTATCTTCCGTGTGGACTCGATGGTCGAGAAGCCCAAGCCTGAAGATGCGCCGTCGAACCTGGCCATCATCGGCCGCTACATCCTGACCCCGGATATCTTCGAGAAGATCGAGCAGACCGAGCCGGGCAAGGGTGGCGAGATCCAGATCACCGACGCGCTGATGAAGCAAGCGGCCGAAGGAAACGTGATCGCCTACAAGTTCAAGGGCAAGCGTTTCGACTGCGGTGGTGCCGAAGGCTACATCGAGGCGACCAACTTCTGCTTCGAGAACTTCTACAAGGCTGGCAAGGCTTACTGA
- the gorA gene encoding glutathione-disulfide reductase, giving the protein MAYDFDLFVIGAGSGGVRAARFAAGFGAKVAVAESRYLGGTCVNVGCVPKKLLVYGAHVADELEQAAGYGWSLEEGHFDWGTLIANKNREIERLNGIYRNLLVNSGVTLLQGHARLTGANEVEVEGQRYTAEHILIATGGWPQIPDIPGKELAITSNEAFYLKDLPRRVLVVGGGYIAVEFAGIFQGLGADTTLLYRGDLFLRGFDGSVRTHLKEELEKRGLDLQFNADIQRIDKLEDGSLKATLKDGRELVADCVFYATGRRPMLDNLGLENTGVELDARGYIRVDEQYQTTAPSILAIGDVIGRVQLTPVALAEGMAVARRLFKPEQYRPVDYQNIPTAVFSQPPIGTVGLTEEQALEAGHQVQVFESRFRAMKLTLTDIQEKTLMKLVVDAETDKVLGCHMVGPDAGEIIQGLGIALKAGATKQQFDETIGVHPTAAEEFVTMRTVTR; this is encoded by the coding sequence ATGGCCTACGATTTTGATCTGTTCGTGATTGGTGCCGGGTCCGGCGGTGTGCGCGCAGCACGCTTTGCCGCGGGCTTCGGCGCAAAAGTGGCAGTGGCCGAAAGCCGCTACCTGGGTGGCACCTGCGTCAACGTCGGCTGCGTGCCGAAAAAACTGCTGGTGTACGGCGCGCATGTCGCGGATGAACTGGAGCAGGCCGCAGGTTACGGTTGGTCCCTGGAAGAAGGGCATTTCGACTGGGGCACCCTGATTGCCAACAAGAACCGCGAGATCGAGCGCCTCAACGGCATCTACCGCAACCTGCTGGTCAACAGCGGCGTCACCCTGCTGCAAGGCCACGCACGCCTGACCGGCGCTAATGAAGTGGAAGTGGAAGGCCAACGCTACACCGCCGAGCACATCCTCATCGCTACCGGTGGCTGGCCGCAGATCCCGGACATCCCGGGCAAGGAACTGGCGATCACCTCCAACGAAGCCTTCTACCTCAAAGACCTGCCACGTCGGGTGCTGGTGGTGGGCGGTGGCTACATTGCCGTCGAGTTCGCGGGCATCTTCCAGGGCCTGGGGGCCGACACCACGCTGCTGTACCGTGGCGACCTGTTCCTGCGCGGCTTCGATGGCTCGGTGCGCACACACCTGAAGGAAGAACTGGAAAAGCGCGGCCTCGACCTGCAGTTCAATGCCGATATCCAGCGTATCGACAAACTTGAAGATGGCAGCCTCAAGGCCACCCTCAAGGACGGCCGCGAGCTGGTTGCAGACTGTGTGTTCTACGCCACAGGGCGGCGCCCGATGCTGGACAACCTGGGCCTGGAAAACACCGGTGTCGAGCTGGATGCGCGTGGTTACATTCGTGTCGATGAGCAGTATCAGACGACTGCGCCTTCGATCCTGGCCATTGGCGATGTCATCGGCCGTGTGCAGCTTACCCCGGTGGCCCTTGCCGAAGGCATGGCCGTGGCACGGCGCCTGTTCAAGCCGGAGCAGTACCGCCCGGTGGACTACCAGAACATCCCGACGGCGGTGTTCAGCCAGCCGCCTATCGGTACTGTCGGCCTGACCGAGGAGCAGGCGCTGGAGGCCGGGCACCAGGTGCAGGTGTTCGAAAGCCGCTTCCGCGCCATGAAGCTGACCCTGACCGACATTCAGGAAAAGACCCTGATGAAATTGGTGGTCGATGCCGAGACCGACAAGGTGCTGGGGTGCCACATGGTTGGCCCTGACGCCGGCGAGATCATCCAGGGCCTGGGCATTGCCCTGAAGGCCGGGGCGACCAAGCAGCAGTTCGACGAAACCATTGGCGTGCACCCGACGGCGGCCGAAGAGTTCGTGACCATGCGCACAGTCACTCGTTAA
- the ahpC gene encoding alkyl hydroperoxide reductase subunit C: MPIINSQVKPFNATAYHKGEFVQVSEADLKGKWSVVFFYPADFTFVCPTELGDLADNYAEFQKLGVEIYGVSTDTHFTHKAWHDTSDTIGKIQYPLIGDPTHVISRNFDVLIEEAGLADRGTFVINPEGQIKIVELNDGGVGRDAAELLRKVKAAQYVAAHPGEVCPAKWKEGEATLAPSLDLVGKI; encoded by the coding sequence ATGCCAATCATCAACAGCCAAGTCAAACCGTTCAACGCCACCGCCTACCACAAGGGCGAGTTCGTCCAGGTCAGCGAAGCCGACCTGAAAGGCAAGTGGTCTGTCGTGTTCTTCTACCCGGCTGACTTCACCTTCGTCTGCCCGACCGAGCTGGGTGACCTTGCCGACAACTACGCCGAGTTCCAGAAACTGGGTGTAGAAATCTACGGCGTGTCCACCGACACCCACTTCACCCACAAAGCCTGGCACGACACTTCGGACACCATCGGCAAGATCCAATACCCGCTGATCGGTGACCCGACCCATGTCATTTCGCGCAACTTCGACGTGCTGATCGAAGAAGCCGGCCTGGCCGATCGCGGTACCTTCGTGATCAACCCGGAAGGCCAGATCAAGATCGTCGAACTGAACGACGGTGGTGTAGGCCGCGATGCTGCCGAACTGCTGCGTAAAGTGAAGGCTGCCCAGTACGTGGCCGCCCACCCGGGCGAAGTGTGCCCGGCCAAGTGGAAAGAAGGCGAAGCGACTCTCGCCCCGTCCCTGGACCTGGTTGGCAAGATCTAA
- the ahpF gene encoding alkyl hydroperoxide reductase subunit F encodes MLDATLKSQLKTYLERVTQPIEIVASLDDGAKSRELHDLLVEIAGLSNLITFSADGTDARRPSFSLNRPGSDISLRFAGIPMGHEFTSLVLALLQVGGHPSKASAEVIEQIQALQGEFTFETYFSLSCQNCPDVVQALNLMAVLNPNVRHVAIDGALFQDEVESRKIMAVPSVYLNGEVFGQGRMGLEEILGKIDTNAGARQAEKINAKDAFDVLVVGGGPAGAAAAIYAARKGIRTGVAAERFGGQVLDTLAIENFISVQETEGPKLATALEEHVKQYDVDIMNLQRGEALIPATDGGLHEVRLAGGASLKAKTVILATGARWREMNVPGEQEYRGRGVAYCPHCDGPLFKGKRVAVIGGGNSGVEAAIDLAGIVAQVTLIEFDSQLRADAVLQRKLHSLPNVKVITSALTTEVLGNGEKVSGLRYKDRTTDQQHEVALEGIFVQIGLLPNTDWLKGTVELSPRGEIIVDAKGQTSIPGVFAAGDVTTVPYKQIVIAVGEGAKASLAAFDHLIRTSAPA; translated from the coding sequence ATGTTGGACGCCACGCTTAAATCGCAACTGAAAACCTACCTGGAGCGGGTCACCCAGCCGATCGAGATCGTAGCCTCCCTCGACGACGGCGCGAAGTCCCGCGAATTGCACGACCTGCTGGTGGAAATTGCCGGTTTGTCGAACCTCATTACCTTCAGCGCGGACGGTACCGATGCCCGTCGCCCGTCGTTCTCGCTGAACCGCCCGGGTAGCGATATCAGCCTGCGCTTCGCCGGCATACCCATGGGCCACGAATTCACCTCGCTGGTGCTGGCGCTGCTGCAAGTCGGCGGCCACCCGTCCAAAGCCAGTGCCGAAGTGATCGAACAGATCCAGGCGCTGCAAGGCGAGTTCACCTTCGAAACCTACTTCTCACTGTCGTGCCAGAACTGCCCGGACGTGGTCCAGGCGCTGAACCTGATGGCAGTGCTCAACCCTAATGTGCGCCATGTGGCCATCGACGGTGCGCTGTTCCAGGACGAAGTGGAATCGCGCAAGATCATGGCGGTGCCAAGCGTGTACCTGAACGGCGAGGTGTTCGGCCAGGGCCGCATGGGCCTGGAAGAAATCCTTGGCAAGATCGACACCAATGCCGGCGCTCGCCAGGCCGAGAAGATCAACGCCAAGGACGCTTTCGATGTACTGGTGGTCGGCGGTGGCCCAGCCGGCGCGGCAGCGGCCATCTACGCCGCACGTAAAGGCATCCGCACCGGTGTCGCCGCCGAGCGTTTCGGCGGCCAGGTGCTCGATACCCTGGCCATCGAAAACTTCATCTCGGTGCAGGAAACCGAAGGGCCGAAGCTGGCCACGGCACTGGAAGAACACGTCAAGCAATACGACGTGGACATCATGAACCTGCAGCGCGGCGAAGCGCTGATTCCGGCCACCGATGGCGGCCTGCATGAAGTACGCCTGGCCGGCGGTGCCTCGCTCAAGGCCAAGACCGTGATCCTGGCCACCGGTGCCCGCTGGCGCGAAATGAACGTGCCGGGCGAGCAGGAGTACCGTGGCCGTGGCGTGGCCTACTGCCCGCACTGTGACGGCCCGCTGTTCAAAGGCAAGCGCGTGGCGGTGATTGGCGGCGGTAACTCAGGCGTGGAAGCGGCGATCGACCTGGCCGGTATCGTTGCCCAGGTGACGCTGATCGAATTCGACAGCCAGCTGCGTGCCGATGCGGTGTTGCAACGCAAGCTGCACAGCCTGCCGAACGTGAAAGTGATCACCAGCGCGCTGACCACCGAGGTGCTGGGCAATGGTGAGAAAGTGAGCGGCCTGCGCTACAAGGACCGCACCACCGACCAGCAGCACGAGGTGGCGCTGGAAGGCATCTTCGTGCAGATCGGCCTGCTGCCGAACACCGATTGGCTGAAGGGCACCGTCGAGCTGTCGCCGCGTGGCGAAATCATCGTCGATGCCAAGGGCCAGACCAGCATCCCGGGTGTGTTTGCCGCCGGTGACGTGACTACCGTGCCGTACAAGCAGATCGTGATTGCTGTGGGTGAAGGGGCCAAGGCTTCGCTGGCGGCCTTCGATCACCTGATTCGTACTTCGGCACCGGCATAA
- a CDS encoding YceH family protein, which translates to MSEHETAGEGRFNSVEIRILGSLIEKQATSPESYPLTLNALVLACNQKTSREPVMNLTQGQVGQALRALEGQDMTRLQMGSRADRWEQRVDKALELVPAQLILMGLMFLRGPQTLNELLTRSNRLHDFDDTDQIQHQLERLISRGLALHLPRLAGQREDRYTHALGDPAEIEVILAARQQEGGARSSGGSVSEDRIEALEARIAALEARLAELEG; encoded by the coding sequence ATGTCAGAACACGAAACCGCAGGTGAAGGCCGCTTCAACAGCGTTGAGATCCGCATTCTCGGTTCGCTGATCGAAAAGCAGGCCACCAGCCCGGAAAGCTACCCGCTGACCCTCAATGCACTGGTCCTGGCCTGCAACCAGAAGACCAGCCGCGAGCCGGTGATGAACCTGACCCAAGGCCAGGTCGGCCAGGCCTTGCGCGCCCTCGAAGGGCAGGACATGACCCGCCTGCAGATGGGCAGCCGTGCCGACCGCTGGGAACAACGGGTGGACAAGGCACTGGAGCTGGTGCCGGCCCAGCTGATACTGATGGGCCTGATGTTCCTGCGTGGCCCGCAAACCCTCAACGAACTGCTGACCCGCAGCAACCGCCTGCACGACTTCGACGACACCGATCAGATCCAGCACCAGCTGGAGCGCCTGATCTCGCGGGGCCTGGCCTTGCATCTGCCACGCCTGGCCGGCCAGCGTGAAGACCGCTACACCCACGCCCTGGGCGACCCGGCAGAGATCGAGGTGATCCTCGCTGCACGTCAACAGGAAGGTGGTGCGCGCAGCAGTGGCGGCAGTGTCTCGGAAGACCGCATCGAAGCCCTCGAAGCCCGTATCGCGGCGCTGGAGGCACGCCTGGCCGAGCTGGAAGGCTGA
- the sstT gene encoding serine/threonine transporter SstT has product MTPVFRLLNRTSLVTQIVIGLLAGIALALLAPGIARDLAFLGKVFVSALKAVAPVLVFVLVMASIANHRHGQETHIRPILWLYLLGTFAAAVVAVVASMLFPSSLVLSTGEATLSAPGGITEVMQNLLLSAVDNPINALLNANFIGVLTWAIGLGVALRHAGETTRTVVEDLSNGVTLIVRVVIRFAPLGIFGLVSSTLAQSGLDALLGYLHLLAVLIGCMLFVALVMNPLIVFWKIRRNPYPLTLLCLRESGITAFFTRSSAANIPVNLALSERLGLHEDTYSVSIPLGATINMAGAAITITVLTLAAVHTLGIPVDLPTAVLLSVVAAVCACGASGVAGGSLLLIPLACSLFGIPSEIAMQVVAVGFIIGVLQDSAETALNSSTDVLFTAAACQAEERRNA; this is encoded by the coding sequence ATGACCCCCGTCTTCCGCCTCCTCAACCGCACCAGCCTGGTGACACAGATCGTCATCGGCCTGCTCGCCGGCATCGCCCTTGCCCTGCTCGCGCCTGGCATTGCCCGCGACCTGGCCTTCCTTGGCAAGGTGTTCGTCAGCGCCCTGAAGGCCGTGGCGCCCGTGCTGGTGTTCGTCCTGGTCATGGCCTCGATCGCCAACCACCGCCACGGCCAGGAAACCCATATCCGCCCGATCCTCTGGCTGTACCTGCTGGGCACCTTCGCCGCAGCGGTGGTGGCCGTGGTCGCCAGCATGCTGTTCCCGTCCAGCCTGGTGCTGAGCACTGGCGAGGCAACGCTGAGCGCGCCGGGCGGCATCACCGAGGTGATGCAGAACCTGCTGCTGAGCGCGGTCGACAACCCGATCAATGCCCTGCTCAACGCCAACTTCATCGGCGTGCTGACCTGGGCAATCGGCCTGGGCGTAGCCCTGCGCCATGCTGGCGAAACCACCCGTACCGTGGTCGAAGACTTGTCCAATGGCGTGACCCTGATCGTGCGCGTGGTCATCCGCTTCGCCCCGCTGGGCATTTTTGGCCTGGTCAGCTCCACGCTTGCCCAGTCTGGCCTTGACGCACTGCTCGGCTACCTGCACCTGCTGGCTGTGCTGATCGGCTGCATGCTGTTCGTGGCGCTGGTGATGAACCCGCTGATCGTGTTCTGGAAGATTCGCCGCAACCCTTACCCACTCACCCTGCTGTGCCTGCGCGAAAGCGGCATTACCGCGTTCTTCACCCGCAGCTCGGCGGCCAACATCCCGGTCAACCTGGCACTGTCGGAGCGCCTTGGCCTGCATGAAGACACCTATTCGGTGTCGATCCCGCTGGGCGCAACCATCAACATGGCCGGTGCAGCAATCACCATTACCGTGCTGACCCTGGCTGCGGTGCATACCCTGGGTATCCCGGTTGACCTGCCGACGGCCGTGCTGCTCAGCGTGGTGGCGGCGGTGTGCGCCTGCGGCGCCTCGGGTGTGGCCGGCGGCTCGCTGCTGCTGATTCCGCTGGCGTGCAGCCTGTTTGGCATCCCCAGTGAAATTGCCATGCAGGTGGTGGCGGTGGGCTTCATTATTGGCGTGTTGCAGGATTCGGCCGAGACAGCGCTCAATTCGTCGACCGACGTGCTGTTCACAGCGGCAGCTTGCCAAGCCGAAGAGCGGCGTAACGCTTGA